The Microbacter sp. GSS18 genome has a segment encoding these proteins:
- a CDS encoding PHP domain-containing protein translates to MSATHRFQGPSDLHLHSTQSDGTEPPAQVMAAAHRHGLRTVSLTDHDTTAGWAEAAEAAGSLGMTLLPGMELSSRQEWRSVHLLAYLFDPDDPALRRMTGRIRSSRLDRARLIADRISLDFDLAWEDIVAHTVDGATVGRPHIADALVARGFARDRADAFAGILHPRGRYYVELYAPDPVTAVEAVVGAGGVAIVAHPAGRVGVPPASLLSRMLDAGLAGFELDHRDNHAAGVRTLRRLVRERDLIVTGSSDYHGLGKPNRPGENTTSDQMVARIIDAANGSAPVYP, encoded by the coding sequence GTGTCGGCAACGCATCGGTTCCAGGGTCCGAGCGACCTTCACCTGCATTCGACGCAGTCCGACGGCACCGAGCCGCCCGCGCAGGTGATGGCCGCGGCGCACCGCCATGGCCTTCGGACGGTGTCGCTGACCGACCACGACACGACCGCCGGATGGGCCGAGGCGGCCGAGGCCGCCGGGTCGCTCGGGATGACCCTGCTGCCGGGCATGGAGCTGTCGTCGCGGCAGGAGTGGCGCAGCGTGCATCTGCTCGCGTACCTCTTCGACCCCGACGACCCGGCATTGCGGCGGATGACGGGCCGCATCCGGTCCTCGCGCCTGGATCGCGCGCGACTGATCGCGGACCGCATCTCGCTCGACTTCGACCTCGCGTGGGAGGACATCGTCGCCCATACCGTCGACGGCGCCACGGTGGGCCGGCCGCACATCGCCGACGCCCTGGTCGCACGCGGATTCGCGCGCGATCGCGCCGACGCGTTCGCGGGCATCCTCCATCCGCGCGGCCGGTACTACGTCGAGCTCTACGCCCCGGATCCGGTCACCGCGGTCGAGGCGGTCGTCGGCGCAGGCGGCGTCGCGATCGTCGCCCATCCCGCCGGCCGCGTGGGCGTGCCGCCGGCGTCGCTGCTGTCGCGGATGCTCGATGCGGGTCTCGCCGGGTTCGAGCTCGACCATCGCGACAACCACGCCGCCGGCGTGCGAACGCTGCGCCGGCTGGTGCGCGAGCGCGACCTCATCGTCACCGGCTCGAGCGACTATCACGGACTGGGCAAGCCCAATCGTCCGGGCGAGAACACCACGTCCGACCAGATGGTGGCGCGCATCATCGACGCCGCGAACGGCAGCGCCCCCGTCTACCCGTAG
- a CDS encoding SHOCT domain-containing protein, with product MIEAVTTGYEYQGFWGSFWDLIWWFLAVFVFFAYLFALFAIIGDLFRDDKLNGWGKAVWILFLIFVPFVTALIYLIARGGGMAERSAKAARQMQDAQDAYIKQVASSSPSEEIAKAKALLDAGTITADEYEAIKAKALG from the coding sequence GTGATCGAAGCAGTCACGACCGGCTACGAATACCAGGGATTCTGGGGATCGTTCTGGGACCTCATCTGGTGGTTCCTCGCGGTCTTCGTGTTCTTCGCCTACCTGTTCGCCCTGTTCGCGATCATCGGCGATCTGTTCCGCGACGACAAGCTGAACGGCTGGGGGAAGGCGGTGTGGATCCTCTTCCTGATCTTCGTGCCGTTCGTCACGGCCCTGATCTACCTCATCGCCCGCGGAGGCGGCATGGCCGAGCGCAGCGCGAAGGCGGCGCGTCAGATGCAGGACGCCCAGGACGCCTACATCAAGCAGGTGGCGAGCTCGAGCCCCAGCGAGGAGATCGCGAAGGCGAAGGCCCTGCTGGACGCCGGCACCATCACCGCCGACGAGTACGAGGCCATCAAGGCCAAGGCCCTCGGCTGA
- a CDS encoding DEAD/DEAH box helicase, with the protein MTTFADLGVDQDIVEALASRGIVDAFPIQEQTIPLGLPGQDIIGQAKTGTGKTFGFGIPVVQRLGQDPAPGVKALIVVPTRELAVQVYEDIDMLTENRSTSVVAIYGGKAYEGQIEQLKAGAQIVVGTPGRLIDLSNQRLLDLSNAAEVVLDEADKMLDLGFLPDIEKIFSKVPAVRHTQLFSATMPGPIVALARRFMSNPIHMRANDPDEGLTQANIKHMVYRAHALDKDEVIARILQAEGRGKSVIFTRTKRAAQKLVDELGDRGFNAAAVHGDMSQEARERSMAAFKAGKKDVLIATDVAARGIDVNDVTHVINHTIPDDEKTYLHRAGRTGRAGKTGIAVTFVDWEDLHKWALINRALEFGQPEPVETYSSSPHLYADLDIPEGTKGRIRTAPKTASIPTAKGQQSDGGDGSSNQRRRRRRRSGSSGEGSQGSAAAAPEVPAEHGAAPAAAAPAEGSGTHDGSGREHHDGKPAARRRRRRRGPRTPGTPAQA; encoded by the coding sequence GTGACGACCTTCGCCGACCTCGGCGTGGACCAGGACATCGTCGAGGCCCTGGCCTCGCGCGGCATCGTGGACGCGTTCCCCATCCAGGAGCAGACCATCCCGCTCGGCCTTCCCGGCCAGGACATCATCGGCCAGGCCAAGACCGGCACCGGCAAGACCTTCGGCTTCGGCATCCCCGTCGTCCAGCGGCTCGGCCAGGATCCCGCGCCCGGAGTCAAGGCGCTGATCGTCGTGCCGACGCGCGAGCTCGCCGTCCAGGTGTACGAGGACATCGACATGCTCACCGAGAACCGCTCGACCAGCGTCGTGGCGATCTACGGCGGCAAGGCCTACGAAGGCCAGATCGAGCAGCTCAAGGCGGGCGCGCAGATCGTCGTCGGAACGCCCGGGCGTCTCATCGACCTGTCGAACCAGCGCCTGCTGGACCTCTCGAACGCGGCCGAGGTCGTGCTCGACGAGGCCGACAAGATGCTCGATCTCGGATTCCTCCCCGACATCGAGAAGATCTTCTCGAAGGTGCCTGCGGTACGTCACACACAGCTGTTCTCGGCGACGATGCCCGGCCCGATCGTCGCCCTGGCGCGCCGGTTCATGTCGAACCCGATCCACATGCGCGCCAACGACCCCGACGAGGGTCTGACCCAGGCCAACATCAAGCACATGGTCTACCGGGCGCACGCGCTCGACAAGGACGAGGTCATCGCCCGCATCCTGCAGGCCGAGGGGCGCGGCAAGTCGGTGATCTTCACGCGCACCAAGCGCGCCGCGCAGAAGCTCGTGGACGAGCTCGGCGATCGCGGCTTCAACGCCGCCGCCGTTCACGGCGACATGAGCCAGGAGGCGCGCGAGCGCTCGATGGCCGCGTTCAAGGCCGGGAAGAAGGACGTCCTGATCGCCACCGACGTCGCCGCGCGCGGCATCGACGTCAACGACGTCACGCACGTGATCAACCACACGATCCCCGACGACGAGAAGACCTATCTTCACCGTGCCGGGCGCACCGGGCGAGCGGGCAAGACGGGCATCGCGGTGACGTTCGTGGACTGGGAGGACCTGCACAAGTGGGCCCTCATCAACCGCGCGCTCGAGTTCGGCCAGCCCGAGCCGGTCGAGACGTACTCGTCGAGCCCCCACCTGTACGCCGACCTCGACATCCCCGAGGGCACCAAGGGCCGCATCCGGACGGCGCCGAAGACCGCATCGATCCCCACGGCCAAGGGGCAGCAGTCCGACGGCGGCGACGGATCCTCGAACCAGCGCCGCCGCCGTCGCCGCCGCTCCGGATCGTCGGGTGAGGGCTCGCAGGGCTCCGCGGCCGCGGCGCCGGAGGTGCCGGCCGAGCACGGCGCAGCCCCCGCCGCGGCCGCGCCCGCCGAGGGCTCGGGCACCCACGACGGCAGTGGCAGGGAGCACCACGACGGAAAGCCCGCGGCGCGGCGCCGTCGGCGGCGGCGCGGTCCCCGCACGCCGGGAACCCCCGCGCAGGCGTGA
- a CDS encoding ferritin-like fold-containing protein, producing the protein MVRWFWQRRVPGERNLTLRSRGDFGDTVRVDFEELAPDVDTFLGQAAYLQLGFFETLSELIAATPELAHKEALSRAAGAALTKHEELVALIRERGDDPTALMLPFREPLDAFRGATHGVRPQETMLAVHITAGMLDDFYLALASSYGDTGRRVVRILGADSDREAIVDLIHAAIDGDVEMKSLLAMWGRRLVGDTLLIARAALRPRQLDLADEEKVEPVFTELMSAHSRRMDAMGLAA; encoded by the coding sequence GTGGTGAGGTGGTTCTGGCAGCGGCGCGTCCCGGGCGAACGCAATCTGACACTGCGGTCCCGAGGCGATTTCGGCGACACGGTCCGCGTGGATTTCGAAGAGCTCGCCCCCGACGTCGATACGTTCCTGGGGCAGGCGGCGTATCTGCAGCTGGGGTTCTTCGAGACCCTCAGCGAGCTGATCGCGGCCACGCCCGAGCTCGCGCACAAGGAGGCGCTCTCGCGCGCCGCCGGCGCGGCGCTGACCAAGCACGAGGAGCTCGTGGCGCTCATCCGAGAGCGCGGCGACGACCCGACAGCGCTCATGCTGCCGTTCCGCGAGCCGCTGGACGCGTTCCGCGGCGCGACCCACGGCGTCCGGCCGCAGGAGACGATGCTCGCGGTGCACATCACGGCCGGCATGCTCGACGACTTCTACCTCGCGCTGGCATCCAGCTACGGCGACACGGGCCGGCGCGTCGTGCGCATCCTCGGCGCGGACAGCGACCGGGAGGCGATCGTGGACCTGATCCACGCCGCGATCGACGGGGACGTCGAGATGAAGTCCCTGCTGGCGATGTGGGGGAGGCGCCTGGTCGGGGACACGCTGCTGATCGCGCGCGCCGCGCTGCGACCCCGCCAGCTCGACCTCGCCGACGAGGAGAAGGTCGAGCCGGTCTTCACCGAGCTCATGTCCGCGCACTCTCGGCGGATGGATGCGATGGGGCTCGCCGCCTGA
- a CDS encoding DUF3107 domain-containing protein codes for MEIRIGIANTGRELSFETDEPAAAVKKSVATALDAGATHLTFADVKGNAYIVPTVGLAYIELGTEESRRVGFVA; via the coding sequence GTGGAGATCCGCATCGGCATCGCGAACACCGGCCGTGAGCTCAGCTTCGAGACGGACGAGCCCGCCGCCGCGGTCAAGAAGTCCGTCGCGACCGCGCTCGACGCCGGGGCGACCCACCTGACCTTCGCCGACGTCAAGGGCAACGCCTACATCGTCCCGACGGTGGGCCTGGCCTACATCGAGCTCGGCACCGAGGAATCCCGCCGCGTCGGCTTCGTCGCCTGA
- a CDS encoding ATP-dependent DNA helicase yields the protein MSRPVDAPERLDADQRLVVDLDPDASGVVLGAPGTGKTTALVRRVARLLTDAGLAPDELMVLTPTRQTATALRDRLAAGLDVATPGPLARSTSSFAFQLVRAAAVAADATPPLLLAAGDQDRIIAELLAGDEEDAVAEGSDRWPAALSPSVRRSRAFRSELRALLAECAELGLSPAELGALARSQDHEAWQAAAGFAAEYAYTLGRMRADHRDPAQLVHEAAGLLAEADAARIGPAARLRAILIDDAQELTRGGVALVEAARLRGVAVLAFGDPDIASGAFRGASAELFDRLVRILGSDVHVLDGPHRAAPGLTRLTRSVTASIGASGRVDHRRAPGPDVADDSVTALVSESPFAESDRIARTLRTWHVMDGIPWDEMAVIAHDTRQVAQLDVELAAREVPTRAASVPRPLGREDVVRDLVGIVRLGMQEAGERDPDAIADALLTAFGGLDAVGLRRLRARLRIAELADDGVRPARELLAEAMREPAWLALIDSAEGRRAERLAVTLAKVHEQASRGATIHELLWTVWERSGLEQTWLRRAASGGAGADEATRSLDALVALFGAAKRAVERAPEEGPAGFIREILDSDVPEDMLTAPERAGTVALLTPASALGTEFEAVVVAGVQDGIWPNTRLRGGLLDTWRLADAVAAWRQGAGVVEPAVLDRRRSVLHEELRLFARAVSRARSRIVVTAVDDDDLGPSSLFSYLPDPVADAAEAAAHPLTLRGLVARHRRTLTTARDETERAHAAGQLALLADAGVPGAHPDEWFGVTGPSSTAPLHDLADSPVRISPSRLEGFERCGLDWAVRSLGGDTSSFSSGLGTILHAAMEHAPDGDLEALRAAVEDRWGELPFEAEWLERQERAWAEVLVRRLHVYLRRVGSEGGVAVGAESRFRLAVDLPDGDGEPAVRAADADAAGPAAVLSGSIDRVELYPAGRGEDVPIADPGGPPRVVVLDLKTGRSESRVSADKVTDDAQLAAYQLAVAEGLVDGVDGAVNAGARLLVLSRTLKGTHYRIAHQAPMDDEARAAFLRRIAVNARGMAAAEFIANVDAHCTDDRFAVCRLHTVKAVSSS from the coding sequence ATGTCCCGCCCCGTCGACGCGCCCGAACGTCTGGACGCCGATCAGCGGCTCGTCGTCGATCTCGACCCCGACGCCTCGGGGGTCGTGCTCGGCGCCCCCGGGACCGGCAAGACGACGGCCCTGGTGCGTCGCGTCGCGCGTCTGCTCACCGACGCCGGCCTCGCGCCCGACGAACTGATGGTCCTCACCCCGACCCGCCAGACCGCCACGGCACTGCGCGACCGGCTGGCCGCGGGGCTGGACGTGGCGACCCCCGGACCCCTCGCCCGCTCGACGTCGTCGTTCGCGTTCCAGCTCGTGCGCGCCGCGGCGGTCGCCGCCGACGCCACGCCGCCCCTGCTGCTGGCCGCGGGGGATCAGGACCGCATCATCGCCGAGCTTCTCGCCGGCGACGAGGAGGACGCCGTCGCCGAGGGCAGCGACCGCTGGCCCGCCGCTCTGTCGCCGTCCGTGCGGCGCTCGCGTGCGTTCCGATCCGAGCTGCGTGCGCTGTTGGCCGAATGCGCCGAGCTCGGACTGTCGCCGGCCGAGCTCGGCGCGCTCGCGCGTTCGCAGGACCACGAGGCCTGGCAGGCTGCGGCGGGCTTCGCCGCCGAGTACGCCTACACGCTGGGACGGATGCGGGCAGACCACCGCGACCCCGCGCAGCTGGTGCACGAGGCCGCGGGTCTGCTCGCCGAGGCGGACGCCGCGCGCATCGGCCCGGCCGCCCGGCTCCGCGCGATCCTCATCGACGACGCGCAGGAGCTCACGCGCGGCGGCGTGGCCCTCGTCGAGGCCGCTCGTCTGCGCGGTGTGGCCGTGCTCGCCTTCGGCGACCCCGACATCGCCTCGGGAGCCTTCCGCGGAGCCAGCGCCGAACTCTTCGACCGGCTCGTGCGCATCCTCGGCTCCGACGTGCACGTCCTCGACGGACCGCACCGCGCCGCGCCGGGGCTCACGCGGCTGACGCGGTCGGTCACGGCCTCGATCGGCGCGAGCGGTCGCGTCGACCACCGCCGCGCTCCCGGCCCCGACGTCGCCGACGACTCCGTGACGGCCCTGGTGAGCGAGTCCCCCTTCGCCGAGTCGGACCGCATCGCCCGGACGCTGCGGACCTGGCACGTGATGGACGGCATCCCGTGGGACGAGATGGCCGTCATCGCCCACGACACGCGCCAGGTGGCGCAGCTGGACGTCGAGCTCGCCGCGCGCGAGGTGCCCACGCGCGCGGCGAGCGTGCCCCGCCCGCTCGGGCGCGAGGACGTCGTGCGGGACCTCGTGGGCATCGTCCGCCTCGGCATGCAGGAGGCCGGCGAGCGTGACCCCGACGCGATCGCCGACGCCCTGCTCACCGCGTTCGGCGGTCTCGATGCCGTCGGGCTGCGGCGACTGCGCGCGCGGCTGCGCATCGCCGAGCTCGCCGACGACGGGGTGCGGCCCGCCCGGGAGCTGCTCGCCGAGGCGATGCGCGAGCCGGCGTGGCTGGCCCTGATCGACTCCGCCGAAGGGCGGCGGGCCGAGCGCCTCGCGGTCACCCTCGCGAAGGTCCATGAGCAGGCGTCGCGCGGCGCGACGATCCACGAGCTGCTGTGGACGGTCTGGGAGCGCTCGGGGCTCGAGCAGACCTGGCTGCGCCGTGCCGCGTCCGGCGGCGCCGGCGCCGACGAGGCCACGCGTTCGCTGGACGCGCTGGTGGCGCTCTTCGGCGCGGCCAAGCGCGCCGTGGAGCGCGCGCCCGAGGAGGGACCGGCCGGATTCATCCGCGAGATCCTCGACAGCGACGTTCCCGAGGACATGCTGACGGCGCCCGAACGAGCCGGCACGGTCGCGCTGCTGACCCCGGCGTCGGCGCTCGGTACCGAGTTCGAGGCGGTGGTCGTCGCGGGCGTGCAGGACGGCATCTGGCCCAACACGCGGCTGCGGGGCGGGCTGCTGGACACGTGGCGTCTCGCCGACGCCGTCGCGGCCTGGCGTCAGGGCGCGGGGGTCGTCGAGCCGGCGGTCCTCGACCGCCGGCGCTCGGTCCTGCACGAGGAGCTCCGCCTGTTCGCGCGGGCCGTGTCGCGCGCGCGCTCGCGCATCGTGGTCACCGCGGTCGACGACGACGATCTCGGCCCGAGCTCTCTGTTCTCCTATCTTCCCGACCCGGTGGCGGACGCCGCGGAGGCGGCGGCGCATCCCCTGACCCTGCGAGGGCTCGTCGCCCGCCACCGCCGGACGCTGACGACGGCCCGCGATGAGACCGAGCGCGCCCACGCGGCAGGCCAGCTGGCGCTCCTCGCCGACGCCGGGGTGCCCGGAGCCCACCCGGACGAGTGGTTCGGCGTCACGGGGCCCTCGAGCACCGCGCCGCTGCACGATCTGGCCGACTCTCCCGTGCGCATCTCCCCGTCGCGCCTGGAGGGCTTCGAGAGATGCGGTCTCGACTGGGCCGTCCGCTCGCTCGGCGGCGACACGAGCTCGTTCTCGTCCGGTCTCGGCACGATCCTCCACGCGGCGATGGAGCATGCTCCCGACGGCGATCTCGAGGCGCTGCGCGCCGCCGTCGAAGACCGCTGGGGCGAGCTGCCTTTCGAGGCCGAGTGGCTCGAGCGGCAGGAGCGCGCGTGGGCCGAGGTGCTCGTGCGGCGGCTGCACGTCTACCTGCGCCGCGTCGGGTCGGAGGGCGGTGTCGCCGTCGGCGCGGAGTCCCGGTTCCGCCTCGCGGTCGACCTGCCCGATGGCGACGGCGAACCGGCCGTGCGCGCGGCCGATGCCGATGCGGCCGGCCCGGCGGCGGTGCTGTCGGGATCCATCGACCGTGTCGAGCTGTACCCGGCCGGACGCGGCGAGGACGTGCCGATCGCGGACCCCGGCGGCCCGCCCCGTGTGGTGGTGCTCGACCTGAAGACGGGGCGCAGCGAATCGCGCGTCTCCGCCGACAAGGTCACCGACGACGCGCAGCTCGCGGCCTACCAGCTCGCCGTCGCCGAGGGACTCGTCGACGGCGTCGACGGTGCCGTCAACGCCGGCGCGCGCCTGCTCGTGCTGTCGAGGACCCTCAAGGGAACCCACTACCGCATCGCCCACCAGGCGCCGATGGACGACGAAGCGCGTGCGGCGTTCCTGCGGCGGATCGCCGTCAACGCGCGCGGGATGGCGGCAGCCGAGTTCATCGCCAACGTCGATGCGCACTGCACCGACGACCGGTTCGCGGTGTGCCGCCTGCACACCGTCAAGGCGGTGAGCTCCTCGTGA
- a CDS encoding ATP-dependent DNA helicase has translation MGAWPGGGGLSASVIAAALGLPEPTPDQRAVIEAPATPALVIAGAGSGKTETMAGRVVWLVANGHVRRDEVLGLTFTRKAAGELGERIAARLSRVDEYARRGLVPHVPALAASGALADVWERVGREPERRRAAALGEQLDRLAREHGAVVGGEAAPVGEDVLLRARVSTYNAFADAIVREHAARIGRDAEAALLSQSGSWLTARRVVIDSLDERLATREDRFGTVVDAVQRLSGEVLDNRVDLDDLARFGADMERAVAPLVNPDLAGPGDVEKLHAAMGGLGVLADLVRDYDRAKHARGALDFADQVAGALEIVRSAPEVARELREQYRVVLLDEYQDTSVLQTELLSGVFRDTAVMAVGDPHQSIYGWRGASADNLRAFDRSFAVDTPCARFALMISWRNDRAILDAANAVIASAVGDVPPLEARPGAGVGAVTREFADTIEDEAAAVAEWFAQARAAHEATSDRAHSGAILFRAKRHMSTFADALAARGIPHRILGLGGLLSTPEVVDVVAALRVLSDPSQGSSLIRLLVGPRFGVGVADMAALHELARTLAQRDASFARLPDALVQRLRASVGVDEQVSIVDAVDVVRALPGDYALLSRFTPEGRRRIKDAGTVFERLRASATLPIPDLIRQIELELLLDVELAANESRGPARLASAQLRSFVDEIRGFLAADERGSIGSLLAWLDHAEETDELMPRPEPPEPGVVQLLTIHGAKGLEWDAVAVVRMVKDELPKRPRSTMGWLGFGVLPYGFRGDVDALPRLDWDPADGGGRSALQKAIREFKNANRDHQEAEERRLAYVAVTRARQDLLLTGSRWGGQVQARRPSPYLVEIVEALTLDAIDEPEDDENPYEGRQGATLRWPLDPLGERGDRVRAAAAAVRAALAAPRPPASDELDRLLRERAARAVPPPIEAPPRVAASRFKDFVEDFSGTVSSIARPVPERPYRQTRIGTLFHAWVEQRSGLVGRGTSLDAGLWEVDDDQQTEASLADASQLGELTSTFLASEWAPLQPIEVETEIDVTLAGADGLVNVICKLDAVYRRDDRGGRIEIVDWKTGRPPAGEAERDERMLQLALYRVAYHKRHDVPLSQIDVALYYVADDLVIRSDRVYSEAELVQRWNAAREARSVSRSASE, from the coding sequence ATGGGAGCTTGGCCGGGCGGCGGGGGCCTGTCGGCATCCGTCATCGCCGCGGCCCTCGGGCTCCCCGAGCCGACACCGGATCAGCGCGCGGTCATCGAGGCGCCCGCCACACCCGCCCTCGTGATCGCGGGAGCCGGCAGCGGCAAGACCGAGACGATGGCCGGGCGGGTCGTGTGGCTCGTCGCCAACGGTCACGTCCGCCGTGACGAAGTGCTCGGGCTGACGTTCACGCGCAAGGCCGCGGGCGAACTGGGGGAGCGCATCGCGGCCCGCCTGTCGAGGGTCGACGAGTACGCGCGCCGCGGTCTCGTCCCGCACGTGCCCGCGCTGGCGGCGTCGGGAGCGCTCGCCGACGTGTGGGAGCGCGTCGGCCGCGAACCCGAGCGGCGGCGTGCCGCGGCGCTCGGCGAGCAGCTCGACCGCCTCGCCCGCGAGCACGGCGCCGTCGTCGGCGGCGAGGCGGCGCCGGTGGGTGAGGACGTCCTGCTGCGCGCGCGCGTGTCGACCTACAACGCGTTCGCGGACGCCATCGTGCGAGAGCACGCGGCGCGGATCGGGCGCGACGCCGAGGCGGCGCTGCTGAGCCAGTCCGGCTCATGGCTGACAGCGCGTCGCGTCGTGATCGACTCGCTCGACGAACGCCTCGCCACGCGCGAGGACCGGTTCGGCACGGTCGTGGACGCCGTCCAGCGGCTGTCCGGCGAAGTGCTCGACAACCGCGTCGACCTCGACGACCTGGCCCGGTTCGGCGCCGACATGGAGCGTGCCGTGGCGCCGCTCGTCAACCCGGATCTGGCCGGTCCCGGCGACGTCGAGAAGCTGCATGCGGCGATGGGCGGCCTCGGTGTGCTCGCCGACCTGGTGCGCGACTACGACCGCGCCAAGCACGCGCGCGGCGCCCTGGACTTCGCCGATCAGGTCGCCGGTGCGCTCGAGATCGTGCGCAGCGCCCCCGAGGTGGCTCGCGAACTCCGGGAGCAGTACCGCGTCGTGCTGCTCGACGAGTACCAGGACACATCCGTGCTGCAGACCGAGCTGCTCAGCGGTGTCTTCCGCGACACCGCGGTCATGGCGGTCGGCGACCCGCACCAGTCCATCTACGGCTGGCGCGGCGCGAGCGCCGACAATCTGCGCGCGTTCGACCGCTCCTTCGCCGTCGACACGCCGTGCGCGCGCTTCGCCCTCATGATCAGCTGGCGCAACGACCGGGCGATCCTGGATGCCGCCAACGCGGTCATCGCCTCGGCGGTGGGCGACGTCCCCCCGCTCGAGGCGCGACCCGGCGCCGGCGTCGGCGCGGTGACGCGCGAGTTCGCGGACACCATCGAGGACGAGGCCGCCGCCGTCGCGGAGTGGTTCGCGCAGGCCCGGGCCGCGCACGAGGCCACGAGCGACCGCGCGCACTCGGGAGCGATCCTGTTCCGCGCCAAGCGGCACATGTCGACGTTCGCCGATGCGCTCGCGGCGCGCGGGATCCCGCACCGCATCCTCGGACTCGGCGGCCTGCTGTCCACCCCCGAGGTCGTCGACGTCGTCGCGGCGCTGCGCGTGCTCAGCGACCCGTCGCAGGGGTCGAGCCTCATCCGCCTCCTGGTCGGTCCGCGGTTCGGCGTCGGCGTGGCGGACATGGCTGCGCTGCACGAGCTGGCGCGGACCCTCGCCCAGCGCGACGCGTCCTTCGCGCGCCTGCCCGACGCGCTCGTGCAGCGGCTGCGCGCGTCGGTCGGTGTCGACGAGCAGGTGTCGATCGTGGACGCGGTCGACGTCGTCCGCGCGCTTCCGGGCGACTACGCGCTCCTGTCGCGCTTCACGCCGGAGGGACGGCGGCGGATCAAGGATGCGGGGACGGTCTTCGAGCGCCTGCGCGCGTCGGCGACGCTGCCGATCCCGGATCTCATCCGCCAGATCGAGCTCGAACTGCTCCTGGACGTCGAGCTCGCGGCGAACGAGAGCCGTGGCCCCGCGCGTCTGGCCTCGGCGCAGCTGCGCTCGTTCGTCGACGAGATCCGCGGCTTCCTCGCCGCGGACGAGCGCGGCTCGATCGGGAGCCTCCTGGCGTGGCTCGACCACGCCGAGGAGACCGACGAGCTCATGCCGCGGCCAGAGCCGCCCGAGCCCGGCGTCGTCCAGCTGCTCACGATCCACGGTGCCAAGGGGCTCGAGTGGGACGCCGTGGCGGTCGTCCGGATGGTGAAGGACGAGCTGCCCAAGCGGCCGCGCTCGACCATGGGATGGCTCGGCTTCGGGGTGCTGCCCTATGGATTCCGCGGGGACGTCGATGCGCTTCCGCGCCTCGACTGGGATCCGGCGGACGGCGGGGGGCGCAGCGCTCTGCAGAAGGCGATCCGCGAGTTCAAGAACGCCAACCGCGACCATCAGGAGGCCGAGGAGCGGCGTCTGGCCTATGTCGCCGTGACGCGCGCCCGCCAGGACCTGCTCCTGACCGGCTCCCGCTGGGGCGGACAGGTGCAGGCCCGCCGCCCGAGCCCGTACCTGGTCGAGATCGTCGAGGCGCTGACACTGGACGCGATCGACGAACCCGAGGACGACGAGAACCCGTACGAGGGCCGTCAGGGGGCGACGCTGCGGTGGCCGCTCGACCCCCTCGGGGAGCGCGGGGATCGGGTCCGGGCGGCCGCCGCCGCCGTGCGCGCCGCGCTCGCGGCGCCGCGTCCACCGGCATCCGACGAACTCGACCGACTGCTTCGCGAGCGCGCGGCCCGCGCCGTGCCGCCGCCCATCGAGGCGCCGCCGCGCGTGGCGGCATCGCGCTTCAAGGACTTCGTCGAGGACTTCTCGGGCACTGTCTCGTCCATCGCGCGCCCCGTTCCGGAACGGCCCTACCGCCAGACCCGGATCGGCACGCTGTTCCACGCGTGGGTGGAGCAGAGGTCCGGGCTCGTCGGACGGGGGACGTCGCTCGACGCGGGGCTGTGGGAGGTCGACGACGACCAGCAGACCGAGGCGTCGCTCGCCGACGCCTCCCAGCTCGGCGAGCTCACGTCGACCTTCCTGGCATCGGAGTGGGCGCCGCTGCAGCCCATCGAGGTCGAAACCGAGATCGACGTCACGCTCGCGGGCGCCGACGGCCTGGTGAACGTGATCTGCAAGCTCGACGCGGTCTACCGACGCGACGACCGCGGGGGGCGCATCGAGATCGTGGACTGGAAGACCGGCCGGCCGCCGGCCGGCGAAGCCGAGCGCGATGAGCGGATGCTTCAGCTCGCGCTCTACCGCGTGGCCTACCACAAGCGGCACGACGTGCCCCTGTCGCAGATCGACGTCGCGCTCTACTACGTCGCGGACGACCTGGTGATCCGGTCGGACCGGGTCTACTCGGAGGCGGAGCTCGTCCAGCGCTGGAACGCGGCCCGCGAGGCGCGTTCGGTCTCGCGCTCGGCCTCGGAGTGA